The following proteins are encoded in a genomic region of Bubalus kerabau isolate K-KA32 ecotype Philippines breed swamp buffalo chromosome 15, PCC_UOA_SB_1v2, whole genome shotgun sequence:
- the LOC129628841 gene encoding LOW QUALITY PROTEIN: olfactory receptor 8I2-like (The sequence of the model RefSeq protein was modified relative to this genomic sequence to represent the inferred CDS: inserted 1 base in 1 codon): MAGNNFTEVTFFILSGFANHPALQVSLFIMFLFIYLITVLGNLALILIIRIDSQLHTPICFFLSNLAFIDIFYSSPVTPXALVNLQSIQKTISFVACFVQMYFFVGLVCSECFLLGSMAYDRYVAICNPLLYSVVMSQKVCRWLGVIPYMIGFTNSLVSICVISRLAFHDASINHFFCDTTALLALSCVDAFSTEMVIFVLAGFTLLSSLFIITVTYIAIISAILQIWSAASRQKAFSTCVSHIMGVTVFSGSLIFTYLQPDNTSSLTQAQVASVFYTIVIPMLNPLIYSLRNKDVKNALLKAFQKLFP, translated from the exons ATGGCTGGGAACAATTTCACGGAGGTGACGTTCTTTATTCTCTCTGGATTTGCAAATCACCCTGCACTACAAGTCAGCCTCTTCATAATGTTCCTCTTTATTTATCTCATCACTGTTTTGGGGAACCTTGCACTAATTCTGATCATCAGAATTGACTCTCAACTCCACACACCTATTTGCTTTTTCCTTAGCAATTTAGCATTCattgatatattttattcttctcctgTAACAC AGGCACTGGTAAATCTCCAGTCAATTCAGAAAACCATCTCCTTCGTTGCTTGCTTTGTTCAAATGTACTTTTTTGTGGGTTTAGTGTGTAGTGAGTGTTTTCTTCTGGGGTctatggcctatgaccgctatgtagCTATCTGCAATCCCTTACTGTATTCCGTGGTTATGTCCCAGAAAGTGTGCAGGTGGTTGGGAGTCATCCCTTATATGATTGGCTTCACCAATTCTCTGGTCTCCATCTGTGTGATCAGCAGGTTGGCATTCCATGATGCCAGCATCAATCACTTTTTCTGTGACACCACAGCTCTTCTGGCTCTGTCCTGCGTGGATGCATTCAGCACAGAAATGGTGATCTTTGTTTTAGCTGGCTTCACCCTTCTTAGCTCTCTCTTCATCATCACAGTCACCTACATTGCCATCATCTCAGCCATCCTGCAGATCTGGTCTGCGGCCAGCAGACAGAAAGCCTTTTCCACCTGTGTGTCCCACATCATGGGGGTGACTGTCTTCTCTGGGTCCCTGATTTTCACGTATTTGCAGCCTGATAACACATCCTCCTTGACCCAGGCACAGGTGGCGTCTGTATTCTATACCATTGTCATTCCCATGCTGAATCCACTTATCTATAGTTTGAGGAACAAAGATGTAAAAAATGCTCTCCTGAAAGCATTTCAAAAACTGTTTCCATGA